One region of Salvelinus namaycush isolate Seneca chromosome 3, SaNama_1.0, whole genome shotgun sequence genomic DNA includes:
- the LOC120043929 gene encoding E3 ubiquitin-protein ligase TRIM47-like translates to MSSKMTASISLEQDLFNCPICLDLLKDPVTMPCGHSHCMGCIQGLWEQEDQMGGQICPQCKESLTQPWPTLNRNTILAEMLAKLKKTELQAAPLTEDVVACDFCTRGANQAVKSCLVCLASYCETHLKPHYENPSFGGHKLLDATRRLQERVCSTHHKLLEVYCRTDKLCVCVSCALYDHKGHVTVPASDERMEKQKETEATRGSCRPKVKEKEEEVEHLRGALMSFKRSAREAVLDSTRTLSELKVYLERRGNEVKELIRAQEKVEVNRAEAQLQRLEQEIIALKKRDSELKKLTLTQDDAYFLQV, encoded by the exons ATGTCGAGTAAAATGACAGCCTCTATCTCATTGGAACAGGACCTCTTCAACTGTCCCATCTGTCTAGACCTGCTGAAAGATCCGGTGACTATGCCTTGTGGACACAGTCACTGTATGGGCTGTATCCAGGGCTTATGGGAGCAGGAGGACCAGATGGGAGGTCAGATCTGCCCCCAGTGCAAAGAAAGTCTTACACAACCTTGGCCCACTCTGAACCGAAATACTATTCTGGCGGAAATGTTGGCGAAACTGAAGAAGACAGAACTCCAAGCTGCTCCTCTTACAGAAGATGTGGTTGCATGTGACTTCTGCACTAGAGGAGCGAACCAAGCTGTCAAGTCCTGCCTGGTGTGTCTGGCCTCGTACTGTGAGACTCACCTAAAGCCCCACTATGAAAACCCTTCCTTTGGAGGGCACAAACTGTTGGATGCCACCCGACGATTACAGGAACGGGTTTGCTCAACTCATCACAAACTGCTGGAGGTTTACTGCAGAACcgacaaactgtgtgtgtgtgtgagttgtgcACTGTACGATCACAAAGGCCATGTCACCGTCCCTGCATCAGATGAAAGAATGGAGAAGCAG aaagagacagaagcCACAAGAGGATCATGTCGACCGAAAGTCAAGGAaaaggaagaggaggtggagcaCCTGAGGGGAGCTTTGATGTCGTTTAAG CGCTCTGCAAGGGAAGCTGTTCTGGACAGCACCAGGACCCTCTCAGAGCTGAAAGTATACCTGGAGCGGAGGGGCAACGAGGTGAAGGAGCTGATCAGGGCTCAGGAGAAGGTGGAGGTGAACCGGGCGGAGGCCCAACTGCAGCGTCTGGAGCAGGAGATTATTGCGCTGAAGAAGAGAGACTCTGAGCTGAAGAAACTCACACTGACCCAAGATGACGCATACTTCCTTCAGGTATAA